In Actinoplanes sp. NBC_00393, a single genomic region encodes these proteins:
- a CDS encoding HelD family protein: protein MRQNAAIDEEQRFLDRATARRDRLAEHLRAELASEVTDAVQQARQRMLRGQHDELRRAQEGLVFGRLDALDGTVRHVGRVGLSAEEMDGEPLLLDWRAAAARPFYTATAVDPQGQARRRHIRTTGSVVVGVDDEPLDGTAAGDLVGEGALLAALDQRRTGRMATAISTLQREQDEIIRARASGPLIVQGGPGTGKTVVGLHRVAYLLFTHRQMAEQAVLVLGPSPRFLDYIAQVLPALGETAVVSATCDTLLPGVGVGRAESRRLAEIKGRALWQEALDRFVASLLPQARELKLRWEGEFYVIPAATVGQALASAVPGRSYHQARLVFADQLHHLLAEAVAEQREALLAEMEEGYEEILARFDRGMPPGTAHGSSSDVDGLLSEEEIDELRERIAADASIARFLEAWWPIREPATLLRTLLSDRARLAEFAPQLTPEEISLVVAEPAPWSSSDIALLDAITDLLGDEETSLFSGGEPVAEQARRRRGWVYGHVVIDEAQDLSEMQWQMVLRRCPSRSITAVGDIDQAQAAHRHTSWAQAVQAAFGDRWTAAELTICYRTPREVMELAGPVLARAGSHNAPPRAVRSTGIAPWQRSVPAAELAGAALELVRQLQQRWQGGTVGVVAPADRVDGLRAVLGEVPVLTATQAKGLEWDATLLVDRDGIAAEPRGWNGVYVALTRCTQELGQLNSA, encoded by the coding sequence ATGCGCCAGAATGCTGCGATCGACGAGGAGCAGCGGTTCCTCGACCGGGCGACGGCCCGCCGCGACCGGCTCGCCGAGCACCTGCGCGCCGAGCTGGCGTCCGAGGTCACCGACGCGGTGCAGCAGGCTCGGCAGCGCATGCTGCGCGGGCAGCACGACGAGCTGCGGCGAGCCCAGGAGGGTCTGGTGTTCGGCCGTCTCGACGCTCTCGACGGGACGGTGCGCCATGTCGGCCGCGTCGGCCTGAGCGCGGAGGAGATGGACGGCGAACCGTTGTTGCTGGACTGGCGTGCCGCGGCGGCCCGCCCGTTCTACACCGCGACGGCCGTCGACCCGCAGGGCCAGGCCCGGCGCCGACACATCCGCACGACCGGCTCGGTGGTCGTCGGGGTCGACGACGAGCCGCTGGACGGCACCGCGGCCGGCGACCTCGTCGGTGAGGGCGCCCTGCTGGCCGCGCTCGATCAGCGGCGCACCGGGCGGATGGCCACGGCGATCTCCACGCTGCAACGGGAACAGGACGAGATCATCCGGGCCCGGGCGAGCGGTCCGCTGATCGTGCAGGGCGGTCCGGGCACCGGCAAGACGGTGGTGGGGCTGCACCGGGTGGCGTACCTGCTGTTCACCCACCGTCAGATGGCGGAGCAGGCGGTCCTGGTCCTCGGTCCCTCGCCCCGGTTCCTGGACTACATCGCGCAGGTGTTGCCGGCGCTGGGTGAGACGGCGGTGGTGTCGGCGACCTGCGACACGCTGCTGCCGGGCGTCGGCGTGGGCCGCGCCGAGAGCCGGCGGCTCGCCGAGATCAAGGGGCGCGCGCTGTGGCAGGAGGCGCTCGACAGGTTCGTCGCCTCGCTGCTGCCGCAGGCTCGGGAGTTGAAGCTGCGGTGGGAGGGCGAGTTCTACGTCATCCCGGCGGCGACGGTCGGGCAGGCGCTGGCTTCGGCGGTGCCGGGTCGCTCGTACCATCAGGCCCGTCTGGTCTTCGCCGACCAGCTGCACCATCTGCTTGCCGAGGCGGTCGCGGAGCAGCGCGAAGCGCTGTTGGCAGAGATGGAAGAGGGGTACGAGGAGATCCTCGCCCGTTTCGACCGGGGCATGCCGCCCGGCACCGCCCACGGCAGCAGCAGTGACGTCGACGGGCTGCTGTCCGAGGAGGAGATCGACGAGCTGCGCGAACGGATCGCCGCCGACGCGAGCATCGCCCGGTTCCTCGAGGCGTGGTGGCCCATCCGCGAGCCCGCGACACTGTTGCGGACACTGCTGAGCGACCGCGCCCGGCTGGCCGAATTCGCCCCGCAGCTGACGCCGGAGGAGATCAGCTTGGTCGTCGCCGAGCCGGCGCCCTGGTCGTCGAGTGACATCGCGCTGCTCGATGCGATCACCGACCTGCTCGGCGACGAGGAGACGTCACTCTTCTCCGGCGGCGAGCCGGTCGCCGAGCAGGCCCGGCGCCGGCGCGGCTGGGTGTACGGCCACGTCGTCATCGACGAGGCCCAGGATCTGTCCGAGATGCAGTGGCAGATGGTGCTGCGCCGCTGCCCGAGCCGCTCGATCACCGCGGTCGGCGACATCGACCAGGCGCAGGCGGCGCACCGGCACACCAGCTGGGCGCAGGCCGTGCAGGCCGCTTTCGGTGACCGGTGGACCGCCGCGGAGCTGACCATCTGCTACCGCACGCCGCGTGAGGTGATGGAGCTGGCCGGGCCGGTGCTGGCCAGGGCCGGCAGCCACAACGCTCCCCCGCGAGCCGTCCGGTCCACCGGCATCGCCCCGTGGCAGCGCAGCGTGCCGGCGGCCGAGCTGGCCGGCGCCGCGCTCGAACTGGTGCGCCAGCTGCAGCAACGCTGGCAGGGCGGCACGGTCGGCGTCGTCGCGCCCGCCGACCGGGTCGACGGGCTGCGGGCGGTGCTGGGCGAGGTGCCGGTGCTCACCGCCACCCAGGCGAAGGGCCTGGAGTGGGACGCCACGCTGCTCGTCGACCGGGACGGCATCGCGGCGGAACCGCGCGGATGGAATGGTGTCTACGTCGCGCTCACCCGGTGCACGCAGGAACTCGGTCAGCTGAATTCGGCCTGA
- a CDS encoding M23 family metallopeptidase: MKRTIARWQTWWLRLFVVVVIAFTVLPVPKPFDLMLMAVPLVLAFVRPPRSPKEPVDLAAPVRGRWVAINSPGTAVPSHGVKAYGQTYAVDLLRPSADAPTSIGWSLRTRAPQSYACFGAPVFAMAPRTVLRATSTQRDHRSRDTWPALIWMMTAEAFGRELAGVGRILGNHVIVEHDDGTYAAYAHLRQGSTLVSKGDRVDAGQQLAQVGNTGNTSEPHLHVQLMDRPIPTAAAGIAMRWPDLVTAGEEIDPRWSTGKAKPTALAGFPPNGQVFRADTHSRESAKE; encoded by the coding sequence ATGAAACGTACGATCGCCCGCTGGCAGACCTGGTGGCTTCGGCTGTTCGTCGTGGTCGTCATCGCGTTCACCGTCCTGCCCGTCCCGAAACCGTTCGACTTGATGCTGATGGCCGTGCCGCTGGTGCTGGCCTTCGTCCGCCCGCCACGCTCGCCGAAGGAGCCGGTCGACCTGGCGGCGCCGGTCCGCGGGCGATGGGTGGCGATCAACAGTCCCGGCACCGCCGTCCCCAGTCACGGGGTGAAGGCCTACGGGCAGACGTACGCCGTGGACCTGCTGCGACCGTCCGCGGACGCGCCCACGTCGATCGGCTGGTCGCTGCGGACCCGCGCGCCCCAGTCGTACGCCTGCTTCGGCGCCCCGGTCTTCGCCATGGCGCCGCGAACCGTGCTGCGCGCGACCAGCACGCAACGTGACCATCGCAGCCGCGACACCTGGCCGGCGCTGATCTGGATGATGACGGCCGAGGCGTTCGGCCGGGAGCTGGCCGGGGTGGGCCGCATCCTCGGCAACCACGTGATCGTCGAGCACGACGACGGCACCTATGCGGCCTACGCCCACCTGCGGCAGGGATCCACGCTGGTCAGCAAGGGCGATCGGGTGGACGCCGGTCAGCAACTGGCGCAGGTGGGCAACACCGGCAACACCTCCGAACCGCATCTGCACGTGCAGCTGATGGACCGTCCGATCCCGACGGCGGCGGCCGGCATCGCGATGCGCTGGCCCGATCTGGTCACCGCCGGTGAGGAGATCGACCCACGCTGGTCGACCGGGAAAGCGAAACCGACGGCGCTGGCCGGCTTCCCGCCGAACGGGCAGGTGTTCCGTGCAGATACGCATTCCCGCGAAAGCGCAAAAGAATGA
- a CDS encoding ArsR/SmtB family transcription factor, with amino-acid sequence MSDTDRLAALEQRVAHLEQILQSPSGSPATPDADVFWALEGLISRVSDPGGVLFTGHVTLPDGRAARWQEGAGTEELLDGDWSQHVAALAALAHPARIRLLQHVLRGASTAGDLVQIDGMGTSGQVYHHLRQLVAAGWLHAVGAGRYEVPVARIVPLLTTILGARR; translated from the coding sequence GTGAGCGATACCGACCGCCTTGCCGCGCTCGAGCAGCGCGTGGCCCACCTCGAGCAGATTTTGCAGAGCCCGTCTGGCAGCCCCGCGACGCCGGACGCCGACGTGTTCTGGGCCCTCGAAGGGTTGATCTCGCGGGTCAGCGACCCGGGCGGCGTCCTGTTCACCGGGCACGTGACGCTGCCGGACGGTCGCGCCGCCCGGTGGCAGGAGGGCGCCGGCACCGAGGAGCTGCTCGACGGCGACTGGTCGCAGCACGTCGCCGCACTGGCCGCGCTGGCGCACCCGGCCCGGATCCGGCTGCTCCAGCACGTGCTGCGCGGCGCGAGCACGGCCGGCGATCTCGTGCAGATCGACGGCATGGGCACCAGCGGGCAGGTCTATCACCACCTGCGGCAGCTGGTCGCCGCCGGCTGGCTGCACGCGGTCGGCGCGGGCCGCTACGAGGTGCCGGTCGCTCGCATCGTCCCCCTGTTAACCACGATCCTGGGAGCCCGGAGATGA
- a CDS encoding putative immunity protein: MLIVSGDFELTMDELRAVTRYVVQHAEDVLPVFEQAVPDDSRPCAAIDAAWTFVNGARRTKLQRVTSVDAHRAARSAPSEAAQLAARCAGDAASAAYLHPIAKATQVGHILRAAASTARIGELEGGTTGEAVLQQSLQRATPQLLDVLRRYPPAHGGSSRVAQLMTALDQSLRGAS, encoded by the coding sequence ATGCTGATCGTTTCCGGAGACTTCGAACTGACGATGGATGAGCTGCGTGCGGTGACGCGCTACGTCGTCCAGCACGCCGAGGACGTCCTGCCGGTCTTCGAGCAGGCCGTTCCCGACGACTCCCGTCCGTGCGCGGCGATCGACGCGGCCTGGACGTTCGTCAACGGCGCCCGGCGTACGAAGCTGCAGCGCGTCACCTCCGTCGATGCCCACCGCGCCGCCCGGTCCGCGCCCTCGGAAGCCGCGCAACTGGCCGCCCGGTGCGCCGGTGACGCCGCCTCGGCCGCCTACCTGCATCCCATCGCCAAGGCCACCCAGGTCGGCCACATCCTGCGCGCCGCCGCCAGCACCGCCCGGATCGGGGAGCTTGAAGGTGGCACGACCGGCGAGGCCGTGCTTCAGCAATCGCTGCAGCGGGCGACCCCGCAGCTCCTCGACGTGCTCCGCCGCTACCCACCCGCGCATGGCGGCAGCAGCCGGGTCGCCCAGCTGATGACTGCCCTGGACCAGTCCCTGCGAGGCGCGTCGTGA
- a CDS encoding putative immunity protein — protein MILPKVRDPRFVTIRRGGTLTDDDHHLLALWAATCAEHVLDLFEAVRPDDPRPRHAIEQARAWTRGEVRMMQARAAGGHAMGAARDLRGAARHAAYAAGQAAVVAHVAAHELGAAAYAIKAARAAASSDAAARRECQWQRDQLPQAIRELVLDDQRLRNDICWSVFTC, from the coding sequence GTGATCCTGCCGAAGGTTCGGGACCCGCGCTTTGTGACGATCCGCCGCGGCGGAACCCTCACCGACGACGACCACCACCTGCTCGCCCTGTGGGCCGCGACGTGCGCCGAGCACGTCCTCGACCTGTTCGAGGCGGTCCGGCCCGACGACCCGCGACCGCGGCACGCGATCGAACAGGCCCGGGCCTGGACCCGCGGCGAAGTCAGGATGATGCAGGCCCGGGCCGCGGGCGGCCACGCGATGGGCGCCGCCCGGGACCTGCGCGGGGCGGCACGGCACGCCGCGTACGCCGCGGGCCAGGCCGCCGTCGTCGCCCACGTCGCCGCCCACGAACTCGGTGCCGCCGCCTACGCGATCAAAGCGGCCCGCGCCGCGGCGTCCAGCGACGCCGCGGCCCGGCGCGAATGCCAGTGGCAGCGCGACCAACTGCCGCAGGCGATCCGCGAGCTCGTCCTCGACGACCAGCGGCTGCGCAACGACATCTGCTGGTCGGTGTTCACCTGTTGA
- a CDS encoding MFS transporter, which translates to MPFLALFAAVLLYGVADSMVNSYIVLFGADVARLTPLQIGVWSSVFALSGITISWWLGRRFDRRPARAYAIVVILMCSAGYLVLPGVTSFPVLLLMAATVLGVASSAFPQLFSLARAVLGDGPAGQRSTPLLRAAWSLAWAVGPLLGALVLSRGGYSWLMWTASAVFLFAALTVFVVPRPPRAVVTASDTRGGTPVLLTASVTLFFTAMFAGGLALPLFVTRGLDQPAASVGVLFSVCAAVEVVASLGLAVLPARVSQRAVILGGFAAFVCYHALTVVASGMALLVAGQVLRGVGIAIVGTAGIRYFQDLLAPATGRATTLFSNASIAGLLVSGILAGLAVEQFGYRTTLLLCAVAAALGGVAFIAGSRRRAATSALNR; encoded by the coding sequence GTGCCCTTCTTAGCGCTGTTCGCCGCCGTTCTGCTGTACGGCGTCGCGGATTCGATGGTCAATTCCTACATCGTGCTGTTCGGCGCGGATGTGGCCCGGCTGACGCCCTTGCAGATCGGCGTCTGGTCCTCGGTGTTCGCGCTCAGCGGGATCACGATCAGCTGGTGGCTGGGGCGCCGGTTCGACCGTCGGCCCGCGCGGGCGTACGCGATCGTGGTGATTCTGATGTGTTCGGCCGGCTATCTCGTGCTGCCCGGAGTGACCAGCTTCCCGGTGTTGCTGCTGATGGCAGCGACCGTGCTCGGGGTGGCGAGTTCGGCGTTCCCGCAGCTGTTCTCCCTGGCCCGCGCGGTGCTGGGCGACGGCCCGGCCGGGCAGCGGTCCACCCCGCTGCTGCGGGCGGCCTGGTCGCTGGCCTGGGCCGTCGGGCCGTTGCTGGGCGCGCTCGTGCTGTCGCGCGGCGGCTATTCGTGGCTGATGTGGACGGCCTCCGCGGTGTTTCTGTTCGCCGCGCTGACCGTTTTCGTGGTGCCGCGGCCACCCCGGGCCGTCGTGACGGCGAGCGACACTCGAGGCGGCACTCCGGTGCTGCTCACGGCCAGTGTCACCCTGTTCTTCACCGCCATGTTCGCGGGCGGGCTAGCGCTGCCGCTGTTCGTCACGCGGGGCTTGGATCAGCCGGCCGCGTCGGTCGGGGTGCTGTTCAGCGTCTGCGCGGCGGTCGAGGTGGTGGCCTCGCTGGGGCTGGCTGTCCTGCCCGCCCGGGTGAGTCAGCGGGCCGTGATCCTCGGTGGCTTCGCGGCGTTCGTCTGCTATCACGCCCTGACGGTGGTGGCGTCGGGCATGGCGTTGCTGGTGGCCGGGCAGGTCTTGCGGGGAGTGGGGATCGCGATCGTGGGGACGGCCGGCATCCGCTACTTCCAGGATCTGCTCGCGCCGGCGACCGGCCGGGCCACCACGCTGTTCTCCAACGCGTCCATCGCCGGCCTGCTGGTCTCCGGCATCCTGGCCGGTCTGGCGGTCGAGCAGTTCGGGTACCGGACGACGCTGCTGCTCTGCGCGGTGGCGGCGGCGCTGGGCGGGGTCGCGTTCATCGCCGGTTCGCGCCGCCGGGCCGCCACCTCCGCCCTCAACAGGTGA
- a CDS encoding serine/threonine-protein kinase produces the protein MSRPAKLGPHDPPQIGPYMTLARLGRGGQGEVYLAADPDGNQVAVKVLRVDWDASGDLKRNLNRELVNARKVAQFVTAKVLDFDVVGELPYIVSEYIEGRTLAEQVREVGPLKDSDLLQVAMQALTALEAIHQAGIIHCDFKPANIILGQGGARVIDFGIAQALDTTHRVGEIAGSFPYMAPEQVANDPLTSAVDLFAWGSTMVFAATGAAAFPGESREQVAYAILNRAPKLDGVEEPLLTCVRACLQKTPERRPTAGQARKLLFGRRPKPASAAARPVKQAQRPPRPVPAPPTLVERPVVPAPPPDSPKTGKAVAALIGTVAVAGVVIWAVPGLSGGSSSEREPTPPPTSAAAALSLLEQYEAFWPAVTCATYNRKAGQKARDRCEITDSIDMLCAEWSDRTTMAKPGNRPAREDTRGLEEVGGRRNSWYRQDSDLHGNFYSYPVSAKPENEWAIWWEDDKAAISCQMHGPPRSEAALLAEFQKRGFLLRDPMPARPS, from the coding sequence ATGTCGCGACCGGCGAAGCTGGGGCCGCACGACCCGCCGCAGATCGGGCCGTACATGACGCTCGCCCGGCTCGGCCGCGGCGGGCAGGGTGAGGTGTATCTCGCCGCGGACCCCGACGGCAATCAGGTGGCGGTCAAGGTCCTGCGCGTCGACTGGGATGCCAGCGGGGACCTCAAGCGCAACCTCAACCGGGAGCTGGTGAACGCGCGCAAGGTCGCGCAGTTCGTCACCGCCAAGGTGCTCGACTTCGACGTGGTGGGGGAGCTGCCCTACATCGTCAGCGAATACATCGAGGGGCGTACGCTCGCCGAGCAGGTGCGCGAGGTCGGGCCGCTCAAGGACAGCGACCTGCTGCAGGTCGCGATGCAGGCGCTCACCGCGCTCGAGGCGATCCACCAGGCCGGCATCATCCACTGCGACTTCAAGCCGGCCAACATCATCCTCGGCCAGGGCGGCGCCCGGGTGATCGACTTCGGCATCGCGCAGGCGCTCGACACCACACACCGGGTGGGGGAGATCGCCGGGTCGTTCCCGTACATGGCGCCGGAGCAGGTCGCCAACGATCCGCTGACCTCGGCGGTCGACCTGTTCGCGTGGGGTTCGACCATGGTCTTCGCGGCCACCGGCGCGGCGGCGTTCCCGGGGGAGAGTCGCGAGCAGGTGGCGTACGCGATCCTGAACCGCGCGCCCAAGCTGGACGGCGTCGAGGAGCCGCTGCTGACCTGCGTGCGGGCGTGCCTGCAGAAGACGCCGGAGCGCCGGCCGACCGCCGGTCAGGCGCGCAAGCTGCTCTTCGGCCGGCGCCCCAAACCGGCGTCGGCTGCCGCCCGCCCCGTCAAGCAGGCGCAGCGTCCCCCGAGGCCGGTGCCGGCACCGCCCACGCTGGTGGAACGGCCGGTCGTCCCGGCGCCGCCGCCGGACAGTCCGAAGACCGGCAAAGCCGTGGCCGCCCTCATCGGAACGGTCGCGGTCGCAGGAGTCGTGATCTGGGCCGTGCCCGGGCTGTCCGGCGGGTCGTCCAGTGAACGCGAGCCGACCCCGCCACCCACGTCTGCCGCGGCGGCGCTGTCGCTGTTGGAGCAGTACGAGGCCTTCTGGCCCGCCGTCACCTGCGCCACCTACAACAGGAAAGCCGGGCAGAAGGCCCGGGACCGCTGCGAGATCACCGACTCGATCGACATGCTGTGCGCGGAGTGGAGCGACCGAACCACGATGGCGAAGCCGGGCAACCGCCCGGCGCGCGAGGACACCCGAGGTCTGGAGGAGGTCGGCGGGCGCCGTAACTCCTGGTATCGGCAGGACTCCGACCTTCACGGCAACTTCTACAGCTACCCGGTGTCCGCGAAACCGGAGAACGAGTGGGCCATCTGGTGGGAGGACGACAAGGCCGCGATCTCCTGCCAGATGCACGGCCCGCCGCGCAGCGAAGCCGCCCTGCTGGCCGAGTTCCAGAAGCGTGGCTTCCTGCTGCGCGACCCCATGCCGGCCCGCCCGTCGTAG
- a CDS encoding TetR/AcrR family transcriptional regulator, whose amino-acid sequence MTSSIWSRPARGTRGPAPTHTRDEIVTAAITLADADGLSAISMRAVAAALNTGAGSLYRYLSSRDDLLDLMTDHAVGELRPYPEISSDWLDTMLAMARRQLELYRRHPWLVELMPRSTAVGPQGLAWFDRCLAVLQPVPAATAAKFEAIAMMTGVVTLFARSEAAQPAGGFAEVDMTAYPNLAAAFTAPPAAAPPRDLFDVTVRSVLRGLLS is encoded by the coding sequence GTGACTTCCTCCATCTGGTCCCGTCCGGCCCGGGGCACCCGCGGGCCCGCCCCCACGCATACGCGGGACGAGATCGTGACCGCGGCGATCACCCTGGCCGACGCCGACGGCCTCAGCGCGATCTCGATGCGGGCGGTCGCGGCCGCGCTGAACACCGGCGCCGGATCGCTGTACCGGTACCTGTCATCCCGCGACGATCTGCTGGATCTGATGACCGACCACGCGGTGGGCGAGCTCCGGCCGTACCCGGAAATCTCTTCTGATTGGCTGGACACCATGCTGGCGATGGCGCGCCGGCAGCTGGAGCTGTACCGGCGGCATCCGTGGCTGGTGGAGCTCATGCCGCGCTCGACCGCCGTCGGCCCGCAGGGCCTGGCCTGGTTCGACCGCTGCCTGGCGGTGCTGCAGCCGGTGCCGGCGGCGACCGCCGCCAAGTTCGAGGCGATCGCGATGATGACCGGCGTGGTGACGCTGTTCGCGCGCAGCGAGGCCGCCCAGCCGGCCGGCGGCTTCGCCGAGGTCGACATGACGGCCTACCCGAACCTGGCGGCAGCCTTCACCGCCCCACCGGCGGCGGCCCCGCCGCGAGATCTGTTCGACGTCACGGTACGCAGCGTGCTGCGCGGCCTGCTGTCCTGA
- a CDS encoding alpha/beta fold hydrolase — protein MTQDWTIQRVPAADGAEIVLHSLGAGPGIIVVHGGGVTIDMYRRLAVRLADRFTVHLYNRRGRADAAARAEPYDGEQDIDDLATLLAYTEASNVIGHSAGGFIALRAAARRLPISRLALYDPAVQVNGLTPTAWLPAARAAAEAGDLPRAMALTSAGINTHSAAARLPLAVQVAFCKLFLRTPIGRTMAELLPTTLDETSLIHRNDGPPEQWATTEAEVLLACGASGPPYYPPTIEALAGALPHARTLIVPRADHDALNRAPQVLVDALADFFGAPANSSASGQQDRSRPA, from the coding sequence ATGACACAGGACTGGACGATTCAACGGGTTCCGGCGGCCGACGGCGCCGAGATCGTGCTGCACTCCCTCGGCGCCGGGCCGGGCATCATCGTCGTGCACGGCGGCGGCGTCACCATCGACATGTATCGTCGTCTTGCCGTTCGCCTCGCCGACCGGTTCACCGTGCACCTCTACAACCGTCGCGGCCGGGCCGACGCGGCAGCGCGCGCCGAGCCCTACGACGGCGAGCAGGACATCGACGACCTGGCGACGCTTCTGGCGTACACCGAAGCGTCCAACGTCATCGGCCACAGCGCCGGTGGCTTCATCGCGTTGCGTGCCGCCGCGCGGCGCCTGCCGATCTCCCGGCTCGCCCTCTACGACCCGGCGGTCCAGGTCAACGGCCTCACACCGACCGCCTGGCTGCCCGCCGCGCGCGCCGCGGCGGAGGCCGGCGATCTACCGCGCGCCATGGCGCTGACCAGCGCAGGCATCAACACCCACTCGGCCGCGGCGCGCCTGCCGCTGGCTGTGCAGGTGGCCTTCTGCAAGCTTTTCCTGCGTACGCCGATCGGGCGCACCATGGCGGAACTGCTGCCGACGACGCTGGACGAGACCTCGCTGATCCACCGCAACGACGGGCCGCCGGAGCAGTGGGCCACCACCGAGGCCGAGGTTCTGCTGGCCTGCGGCGCCAGCGGGCCGCCCTACTACCCGCCGACCATCGAGGCGCTCGCCGGCGCGTTGCCGCACGCCCGCACCCTGATCGTGCCGCGCGCCGATCACGACGCCCTCAACCGCGCCCCGCAGGTCCTGGTCGACGCCCTCGCCGACTTCTTCGGCGCCCCGGCGAACAGCTCAGCGTCCGGGCAGCAGGACCGTTCCCGGCCGGCCTGA
- a CDS encoding VanZ family protein, whose product MLNGWHGWFGTITGVLALTVAALPLAALTVWVLARRRNAAGTPLAWRKSLAEVAIVYGTVPWIWMILLPNDRSGDDPARVNLVPLRDLITVLGDGPLTATVQIVGNLLVFAALGFFGPLRFAALASVPRILALAAGGSVLVETLQYVLRLDRVSSVDDVLLNAAGAGLAALASRRWWRGRAGAPSGRPGTVLLPGR is encoded by the coding sequence ATGCTCAACGGCTGGCACGGCTGGTTCGGCACGATCACCGGCGTTCTCGCCCTGACCGTGGCCGCGCTGCCGCTGGCTGCGCTCACGGTGTGGGTGCTGGCGCGCCGCCGTAACGCAGCCGGCACTCCCCTGGCCTGGCGCAAATCGCTCGCCGAGGTCGCCATCGTCTACGGCACCGTGCCGTGGATCTGGATGATCCTGTTGCCGAACGACCGGTCCGGTGACGATCCCGCCCGGGTGAACCTGGTGCCGCTGCGGGATCTGATCACCGTCCTGGGCGACGGACCGCTGACCGCCACCGTGCAGATCGTCGGCAACCTGCTGGTGTTCGCGGCCCTCGGCTTCTTCGGCCCGCTGCGGTTCGCGGCGCTCGCGTCGGTGCCGCGCATCCTGGCGCTCGCAGCGGGCGGCTCCGTGCTGGTCGAAACTTTGCAGTACGTCCTGCGCCTGGACCGCGTGTCCTCCGTCGACGACGTGCTGCTCAACGCCGCCGGGGCCGGACTTGCCGCGCTGGCCTCGCGCCGCTGGTGGCGCGGCCGGGCCGGGGCGCCGTCAGGCCGGCCGGGAACGGTCCTGCTGCCCGGACGCTGA
- a CDS encoding nuclear transport factor 2 family protein, translating into MIDFRSAVETRDADAMAAALADNVVFHSPVAFKPYPGKAITAAILRGVLRVFEDFRYVRELTGDGGRDHALVFEARIGDVAVEGCDFLHLDDNGLIDEFTVMVRPLSAAQALGAAMAAQFEQIQREAAAG; encoded by the coding sequence ATGATCGACTTTCGAAGTGCGGTGGAAACGCGCGACGCCGACGCCATGGCGGCGGCCCTGGCCGACAACGTGGTTTTTCACAGCCCGGTGGCGTTCAAGCCCTATCCGGGCAAGGCGATCACCGCGGCGATCCTGCGCGGGGTGCTGCGGGTGTTCGAGGATTTCCGGTACGTGCGTGAGCTCACCGGCGACGGCGGCCGCGATCACGCGCTGGTCTTCGAGGCCCGGATCGGCGATGTCGCCGTGGAGGGGTGCGACTTCCTGCACCTGGACGACAACGGCCTGATCGACGAGTTCACCGTGATGGTCCGCCCGCTGTCGGCCGCACAGGCCCTGGGCGCCGCGATGGCCGCCCAGTTCGAGCAGATCCAGCGCGAGGCCGCCGCCGGCTGA
- a CDS encoding alpha/beta hydrolase family esterase, giving the protein MARQWWQAARAVTAVAAVMVTLACGSADRPDPAPSTPPAMPSSGSGAVQIGNRQVNVHVPDTYDPARPAPLILGLHGYTSNPQELEMYFGLRPEADRRGFIFVYPDGSTDDRGHRFWNATDACCAFGSDKPDDSGYLSELITTIQASYRIDPARVYLIGHSNGGFMSFRMACDHADQIAAIVSLNGATWNDTGQCRPSEPVSVLAVHGSVDETIAFGGGANGRHTYPSAASTVAQWVGFNGCAATARDAAALDLIADLPAAETSVRTYEQGCAGGSTVQLWTINGGVHVPQLGPGFTPAVTDFLLAQSKPAR; this is encoded by the coding sequence ATGGCTCGACAGTGGTGGCAGGCAGCGCGGGCCGTGACCGCCGTTGCGGCCGTCATGGTGACGCTGGCCTGCGGTTCGGCGGACCGTCCCGACCCGGCGCCCAGCACCCCGCCGGCGATGCCGAGCAGTGGCTCCGGCGCCGTGCAGATCGGGAACCGGCAGGTCAACGTGCACGTCCCGGACACCTACGACCCGGCCCGGCCGGCGCCGCTGATCCTCGGGTTGCACGGCTACACGTCGAACCCGCAGGAGCTGGAGATGTATTTCGGGCTGCGCCCCGAGGCGGACCGGCGCGGCTTCATCTTCGTCTACCCGGACGGATCGACCGACGACCGCGGCCATCGCTTCTGGAACGCCACCGACGCGTGCTGCGCCTTCGGCAGCGACAAACCCGACGACTCGGGCTACCTCAGCGAGCTCATCACCACCATCCAGGCGTCGTACCGGATCGACCCCGCCCGGGTCTACCTGATCGGCCACTCCAACGGCGGGTTCATGTCGTTCCGGATGGCCTGCGACCACGCCGACCAGATCGCCGCGATCGTCTCGCTCAACGGCGCGACCTGGAACGACACCGGGCAGTGCCGGCCGTCCGAACCGGTCAGCGTGCTCGCGGTCCACGGCAGCGTGGACGAGACCATCGCGTTCGGCGGTGGCGCCAACGGCCGGCACACTTACCCGTCGGCGGCCAGCACGGTCGCTCAGTGGGTCGGCTTCAACGGGTGCGCCGCAACCGCCCGCGACGCCGCCGCTCTGGACCTGATCGCCGACCTGCCGGCCGCCGAGACGTCGGTACGCACCTACGAGCAGGGCTGCGCCGGCGGGTCGACCGTCCAGCTCTGGACGATCAACGGAGGCGTACACGTACCCCAGTTGGGTCCTGGTTTCACCCCGGCTGTGACGGACTTCCTGCTCGCCCAGTCGAAGCCGGCCCGATAG